Proteins co-encoded in one Bacteroidales bacterium genomic window:
- a CDS encoding PAS domain S-box protein, translating into MISAEAILWFSLSFLVIAVFLVFFLFFKFRESTQRANHYKSDADRLTTIFDNMLETCLIVDSNGNILYANHEAARNKYSSRNELTGKNIREVLLKFISVDRVNDILKYLKSHAYWKGETELLYEQGIKRWFELSLQPVLEGMMILGRDITDKKIAEENLRISEEQFATAFESNPNAISITRIHDGLIIELNKTYEEITGYNRNEIIGRSSLDLGIFTYKTQREELIRLLQEKGRLENVEIEIKNSKGELKYVILSSVPINVHTQECSLNIMLDVTERKLAEIAREKAENELRESELRYKLVTENGNDVIWLFDLKENRFVYVSPSVYKLRGYTVEEVMQQAMPDSMTAESFSQIAELLPLRIAAFLNGDESCRTQTHEVDQTCKDGSIVPTEVVTTLITDANHNVVQIQGVSRNISERKAAEKNLFETVELLRIMGKTAKVGGWELNPVTGEGKWTEEVARIHDLDESVEPNRDLGYSFYTSESVEIIKSAVNDAINSGIPYDLELEIVSALGIHKWIRTICNPEMKDGKTVRLKGSFQDISEIKKIRDEIEKLNSDLEQRVAERTSQLESANKELESFSYSVSHDLRAPLRHISGYVDLLTRNYLKELPEKGKHYMQSITDATHQMSVLIDDLLSFSRTTRQVMKKSYLDMNDLFAGIIKESKFDAKDRKINWHLHPLPGIHADHGLLKTVCENLLSNALKFTRNRQDAVIEIGYTKDGNESIFYIKDNGAGFDMEYAHKLFGVFQRLHSSEEYEGTGIGLANVHKIVTRHGGRVWAEGKIDEGATFYFSIPDIHNTEQ; encoded by the coding sequence ATGATAAGCGCAGAGGCAATTTTGTGGTTTAGTCTTTCTTTCCTTGTTATTGCTGTGTTCTTGGTTTTCTTTCTTTTTTTCAAGTTTAGAGAAAGCACACAAAGAGCAAACCATTACAAGTCCGATGCTGACAGGTTAACGACGATTTTCGACAACATGCTTGAGACTTGCCTGATTGTCGACTCAAATGGTAACATTCTGTATGCCAATCATGAAGCAGCCCGAAATAAATATTCTTCAAGAAACGAGCTAACTGGTAAGAACATCCGGGAAGTACTTTTAAAGTTTATTTCTGTTGACCGGGTTAATGATATTTTGAAATACCTGAAATCGCATGCTTACTGGAAGGGCGAAACTGAACTTCTATATGAGCAAGGCATTAAAAGATGGTTTGAATTAAGTCTTCAGCCGGTTCTTGAAGGAATGATGATCCTTGGCAGGGATATTACGGATAAGAAAATAGCTGAAGAAAACCTCCGCATAAGTGAGGAACAGTTTGCAACCGCTTTCGAAAGCAATCCCAACGCAATTTCAATTACCCGGATCCATGATGGATTAATTATCGAGTTGAACAAAACTTACGAAGAAATCACAGGCTATAATCGTAATGAAATTATCGGCCGGTCATCTCTTGACCTTGGAATATTTACTTATAAAACTCAGCGCGAGGAATTAATCAGATTATTGCAGGAAAAAGGCAGGCTTGAAAATGTTGAAATCGAAATAAAGAATAGCAAAGGGGAATTAAAGTATGTGATCCTGTCTTCTGTTCCCATAAACGTGCACACACAGGAATGTTCTCTTAACATCATGCTTGACGTTACAGAGAGAAAACTGGCTGAGATTGCAAGGGAAAAAGCAGAAAATGAATTAAGGGAAAGCGAATTAAGATACAAGCTCGTCACAGAAAACGGAAATGATGTGATCTGGTTGTTTGATCTGAAAGAAAACCGGTTTGTATATGTCAGTCCATCTGTTTACAAATTGCGCGGATACACGGTTGAAGAGGTCATGCAACAAGCTATGCCTGATTCGATGACCGCCGAATCATTTTCACAGATAGCTGAGCTTTTACCACTCCGCATTGCCGCATTTTTGAATGGTGATGAATCATGCAGAACACAAACTCATGAAGTCGACCAAACCTGCAAGGACGGCAGTATTGTCCCTACAGAAGTTGTTACAACGCTCATAACGGATGCAAACCACAATGTAGTACAAATACAGGGTGTAAGCCGGAATATTTCTGAGAGAAAAGCAGCAGAGAAAAATCTATTTGAAACCGTCGAATTGCTGAGAATTATGGGTAAAACAGCTAAAGTCGGGGGCTGGGAATTGAACCCGGTAACGGGTGAAGGAAAGTGGACAGAAGAGGTTGCCAGGATTCATGACCTCGATGAGTCCGTTGAACCAAACCGTGATCTGGGATACTCTTTTTACACTTCAGAATCGGTTGAAATAATTAAGTCTGCAGTTAATGATGCAATAAACAGTGGAATTCCTTATGATCTTGAACTTGAAATCGTTTCAGCTCTCGGCATTCATAAATGGATACGAACGATCTGTAACCCGGAAATGAAAGACGGCAAAACAGTAAGGCTTAAAGGATCATTTCAGGATATTTCAGAGATTAAGAAAATCAGGGATGAAATTGAAAAACTCAATTCCGATCTTGAACAACGTGTTGCTGAACGTACGTCACAGCTTGAAAGCGCAAATAAGGAACTGGAATCTTTTTCATATTCGGTTTCACATGACCTTAGAGCTCCGCTTCGTCATATTTCAGGATATGTTGATCTGCTCACAAGAAATTATTTAAAAGAATTACCCGAAAAAGGTAAACATTACATGCAATCCATCACTGATGCGACTCACCAGATGAGCGTACTTATTGATGATCTTTTGTCGTTTTCAAGAACTACAAGGCAGGTAATGAAAAAAAGCTATCTGGATATGAATGATCTGTTCGCAGGGATCATTAAAGAAAGTAAATTTGATGCAAAAGACAGGAAAATTAACTGGCATTTACATCCATTACCGGGTATTCATGCAGATCACGGACTACTAAAAACAGTGTGCGAAAATCTGTTAAGCAATGCATTAAAATTTACAAGAAATAGACAGGATGCTGTAATTGAAATAGGCTACACAAAAGACGGTAATGAGTCAATTTTTTATATTAAAGATAATGGTGCAGGCTTCGATATGGAATATGCCCATAAGCTTTTCGGAGTTTTTCAGCGGTTACATTCGTCTGAAGAATATGAAGGTACAGGTATTGGCCTGGCTAATGTTCACAAAATTGTAACCCGCCATGGGGGCAGGGTATGGGCTGAAGGCAAAATTGATGAAGGTGCGACCTTTTATTTTTCAATTCCTGATATACATAATACAGAACAATGA
- a CDS encoding GNAT family N-acetyltransferase, translated as MQEISFSRLKAYGETDKDLTSLIKQLYIEDEGCEKMSDEKIRDTFKYLNDHPEMGTFLLFYAGDELAGYALLINFWSNEYGGIVVHVDELYVKEKYRSQGIAHQFFAYMSETCDPHCVALFLEVTPNNKRAKKLYREIGFSETGRSHLIWHMKRP; from the coding sequence GTGCAAGAAATATCTTTTTCCAGGTTAAAAGCATATGGAGAAACAGACAAAGACCTTACCAGTCTTATAAAACAACTTTACATTGAGGATGAGGGATGCGAGAAAATGTCGGATGAAAAAATAAGGGATACTTTCAAATACCTGAACGATCATCCGGAGATGGGAACATTTTTGTTGTTTTATGCAGGCGATGAACTGGCAGGATATGCTTTGCTTATTAATTTCTGGAGCAATGAATATGGCGGAATTGTGGTTCATGTAGACGAACTGTATGTAAAGGAAAAATACAGAAGCCAGGGTATTGCGCATCAATTTTTTGCGTATATGTCAGAAACCTGTGATCCCCATTGTGTGGCACTATTCCTTGAAGTTACTCCAAATAATAAAAGAGCCAAAAAGTTATACCGCGAAATCGGTTTTAGTGAGACAGGAAGAAGCCATTTAATATGGCATATGAAACGGCCATAG
- a CDS encoding glutaredoxin family protein has protein sequence MFWEKEESNRKETISLIPGQVVIYGTSWCAKTQMVRRFFERMQIPYRYLDIEDNPSAVKELRWLTGGHASHPTVVIDGQTYIEPTVSELEMVIAKYK, from the coding sequence ATGTTTTGGGAAAAAGAAGAATCAAACCGGAAGGAAACCATATCGTTAATACCGGGTCAGGTTGTAATATACGGAACATCGTGGTGTGCAAAAACCCAAATGGTACGGAGGTTTTTCGAACGAATGCAAATTCCTTACAGGTATCTCGATATCGAAGATAATCCTTCAGCAGTAAAAGAGCTGCGATGGCTTACAGGTGGCCATGCCAGTCATCCCACAGTTGTGATTGATGGGCAGACTTATATAGAACCCACAGTTTCAGAACTTGAAATGGTAATTGCGAAATATAAATAA
- a CDS encoding redoxin domain-containing protein, with translation MKSDKGNNSYASRLHHLQEKFRLLEPAIEDSEVKQALSLLHGMLQETLRTINTANTQPMSKSESMPDVANLFRSAPPMQGPALNKPLPRGSQAPDFALKDADGNIVKLSMYRGSRVLLVFYPLDWSPGCSQQLDLYQSEISEFERRSIKILGISVDSIYSHGAWTMVRNLQIPLLSDFNPKGEISKKYQVYRDADGFSERALFLVDEEGTIQYSHVSPQLHHVPDINELFIKLDEVFKPVLSK, from the coding sequence ATGAAAAGCGATAAGGGAAATAACAGTTATGCAAGCCGGTTACATCATCTTCAGGAAAAATTCAGGTTACTTGAACCAGCCATCGAGGATTCAGAGGTGAAACAGGCTCTGTCTCTTCTTCATGGAATGCTGCAGGAAACATTGAGAACAATTAACACTGCAAATACACAACCCATGAGTAAAAGCGAATCCATGCCCGATGTGGCTAATTTATTCAGATCAGCGCCGCCTATGCAGGGACCTGCTCTGAACAAACCTTTGCCCCGGGGCAGCCAGGCTCCTGATTTTGCCCTGAAAGACGCAGACGGAAATATTGTTAAGCTTTCCATGTACAGAGGCAGCCGAGTACTACTTGTATTTTATCCGCTGGATTGGAGTCCGGGATGCAGTCAGCAACTTGACTTATATCAATCCGAAATTTCGGAATTCGAGCGCAGAAGTATTAAAATCCTTGGCATTTCAGTTGATAGTATATACAGTCATGGAGCATGGACAATGGTCAGAAACCTGCAAATACCGCTGTTATCCGATTTTAATCCGAAAGGTGAAATAAGTAAAAAATACCAGGTTTACCGTGATGCCGACGGATTCAGTGAAAGAGCACTTTTTCTTGTAGATGAGGAAGGAACCATCCAGTACAGTCATGTTTCTCCTCAATTGCATCATGTACCTGATATAAACGAGCTTTTCATAAAGCTTGATGAAGTATTTAAACCAGTTTTAAGCAAGTAA
- a CDS encoding transglycosylase domain-containing protein, with amino-acid sequence MNNKQKKVLKIAGLICLVPALIFFVVLVRALSILESKEKILNYNNATASVVLSDDGRIIGKIFTENRTNVNYKQIPDHLIHALVATEDVRFFKHHGIDARSLFRVFFKTILLSRESSGGGSTITQQLAKNMFGRTNKGPFPLLVNKLKESILARRIEKLFSKEQILTLYLNTVPFGENVYGIEAASLRYFNKTTSDLKIEESAVLVGMLKANNLYNPRINPKKALERRNLVIRLMVENNYLKQKKADYLATLPLKINYSNIESKGPADYFIYQIRNQAEKILADLDDNKKKWNLEEDGLILNTTLNLDLQKKANEAFYEHLSVMQRKLNEQYKKGSGKKYLDCWVKKELKAAGFSGDEKEVGLRTVFDWKGTRTDSISAIDSVRMNLKLLHAGLLAMDPLTGSIKVWVGGIDFKTQPFDQVLARRQMGSTLKPFIYATAFENGISPCEYLNNDSIVIEGYDDWHPANFDNTYGGKYSLTGALVHSMNIPTLNLFLETGFESLDSLWKKLGFSFDLDNTPSLAMGTSEASVLEVAVAYSAFANGGLKMIPQILVSITKPDGTILWKAGKKKYNQRVLSERTCTMINYILQKAINQGTGSPLRYSYNVTVPLAGKTGTSQDYTDAWFAAYNPSIVMVSRVGGSIPAIHFNSGSLGTGSALALPLVALTLKEPVPEYTSGFPELDSELQIQFDCPDYREKDVIDNIREFFKRNRIYYDSTDTREIRKRPSFFKRLFGKRE; translated from the coding sequence ATGAACAACAAGCAAAAAAAAGTACTAAAAATCGCGGGATTAATATGCCTTGTACCGGCATTGATTTTTTTTGTCGTCCTGGTCAGGGCCCTAAGCATACTTGAGTCAAAAGAAAAAATTCTGAACTATAACAATGCCACCGCTTCTGTCGTGCTATCGGATGACGGAAGAATAATAGGTAAAATTTTTACTGAAAACCGTACCAATGTTAATTATAAGCAAATTCCCGATCACCTTATCCATGCCCTGGTTGCAACCGAAGATGTACGTTTTTTCAAACATCATGGTATTGACGCCAGGAGCCTTTTCAGGGTATTTTTTAAAACTATTCTATTAAGCAGGGAAAGCTCAGGCGGAGGAAGTACAATTACACAACAACTGGCTAAGAATATGTTTGGCAGGACTAATAAAGGTCCTTTTCCGCTTCTAGTAAATAAGCTGAAGGAATCTATCCTGGCACGCCGCATAGAAAAGCTTTTTTCAAAAGAACAAATATTAACGCTTTACCTGAATACGGTTCCTTTCGGTGAAAATGTTTATGGGATTGAAGCAGCTTCCCTGAGATATTTTAATAAAACCACTTCAGATCTTAAAATTGAGGAATCTGCGGTATTGGTTGGAATGCTTAAAGCCAATAATCTCTATAATCCAAGGATAAATCCCAAAAAGGCATTGGAAAGAAGGAATCTGGTCATCAGGCTGATGGTTGAAAATAATTACCTGAAACAAAAGAAGGCAGATTACCTGGCCACCCTGCCATTAAAAATAAACTACAGTAATATCGAATCAAAAGGTCCCGCTGACTATTTTATTTACCAGATAAGAAACCAGGCAGAGAAAATACTTGCTGATCTGGATGACAACAAAAAAAAGTGGAATCTTGAAGAAGACGGGTTAATTCTCAATACAACGCTTAACCTGGATTTGCAGAAAAAGGCAAATGAAGCTTTCTATGAGCATCTGTCCGTCATGCAGAGGAAATTGAACGAACAGTATAAAAAGGGTTCAGGAAAAAAATACCTCGATTGCTGGGTAAAAAAAGAACTCAAAGCAGCCGGTTTTTCAGGAGATGAAAAAGAAGTGGGACTAAGGACAGTATTTGACTGGAAGGGTACAAGGACTGATTCGATATCCGCAATTGACAGCGTCAGGATGAATCTTAAATTACTTCACGCCGGACTATTGGCAATGGACCCCCTTACCGGTAGCATTAAAGTATGGGTGGGAGGAATTGATTTTAAGACACAGCCTTTTGACCAGGTATTAGCCCGCAGACAAATGGGGTCAACCCTGAAACCATTTATTTATGCCACAGCCTTTGAAAACGGAATCAGTCCCTGTGAATATTTAAATAATGATTCCATAGTCATTGAAGGTTATGACGACTGGCATCCGGCCAATTTTGATAATACATACGGGGGTAAATATTCACTTACCGGTGCATTGGTCCATTCAATGAATATTCCCACCCTTAATTTGTTTCTTGAAACAGGATTTGAATCGCTGGATTCGTTATGGAAAAAACTGGGATTTTCTTTTGATCTTGACAATACTCCGTCACTGGCAATGGGGACTTCAGAAGCAAGTGTGCTTGAAGTGGCGGTTGCATATTCTGCCTTTGCCAATGGTGGTTTAAAAATGATTCCGCAAATTCTCGTATCAATTACAAAACCCGATGGCACCATATTATGGAAGGCGGGAAAAAAGAAATACAATCAAAGAGTTTTATCAGAGCGCACATGCACAATGATTAATTATATATTGCAAAAGGCAATAAACCAGGGGACAGGAAGTCCTCTCAGATACAGTTATAATGTGACAGTTCCCCTTGCAGGGAAAACCGGAACTTCACAGGATTATACCGATGCATGGTTTGCTGCATACAATCCTTCAATTGTTATGGTAAGTCGCGTGGGCGGCTCAATTCCTGCAATTCATTTCAACAGTGGTTCCCTGGGTACAGGCAGTGCACTTGCTCTTCCGCTTGTCGCTCTTACACTAAAAGAACCGGTCCCCGAATATACTTCGGGATTTCCGGAGCTCGACAGTGAATTGCAAATCCAATTTGATTGTCCTGATTACCGTGAAAAAGATGTAATAGATAATATTCGTGAATTTTTTAAAAGGAACAGAATTTACTATGATTCAACGGACACAAGGGAAATAAGGAAAAGACCTTCTTTTTTCAAACGATTATTTGGGAAAAGAGAATGA
- a CDS encoding heavy metal-binding domain-containing protein, which produces MKTIRVMILTGALLVTAAACSSNTNRSESNTTGTESSDNNKMSENVKYTCPMHPEVVSDKPGDCPKCGMKLVAVDSTHAPAADSMAM; this is translated from the coding sequence ATGAAAACAATAAGAGTAATGATTCTTACCGGTGCATTATTAGTTACCGCTGCTGCCTGCAGCAGTAATACCAATCGTTCCGAAAGCAACACCACGGGAACTGAATCATCTGATAATAATAAAATGTCAGAAAATGTAAAATATACATGTCCGATGCACCCGGAAGTAGTCAGTGATAAGCCAGGCGACTGTCCCAAGTGTGGAATGAAACTGGTGGCAGTCGATTCAACTCATGCACCTGCAGCTGATTCTATGGCGATGTAA
- a CDS encoding DUF72 domain-containing protein: protein MDNDKLHIGTSGWSYKHWHHIFYPDDLTSAKYLEYYITQFDCVELNSSFYHLPLNTTVEGWMRRTPPDFIFCPKLSRYITHQLRLNNAQEALERFFGIFDIMKSRLGPVLIQLPPGLRFEGNKVRSFFNILNQYYGEYRFALEIRHKSWITDEAFKILEENRIAFTIADSGERYPYYETTTTDFVYLRFHGNGQLYASDYNPNELTEYARKIGKWLEEGKQVWVFFNNDIHGYAVQNARSLNERMKVMKE from the coding sequence ATGGATAACGACAAATTACATATTGGCACATCAGGATGGAGCTATAAACACTGGCATCATATTTTTTATCCCGATGATCTGACATCTGCAAAATATCTCGAATATTACATCACACAATTTGATTGCGTTGAACTGAATTCAAGTTTTTATCATCTGCCTTTGAATACTACTGTAGAAGGATGGATGAGGAGAACTCCCCCGGATTTTATTTTCTGTCCTAAATTAAGCCGGTATATTACCCACCAGCTGAGGCTGAATAATGCCCAAGAAGCACTTGAACGGTTTTTCGGAATTTTTGATATTATGAAATCCAGACTGGGTCCTGTGCTTATACAATTGCCTCCAGGATTGCGCTTTGAAGGTAATAAAGTACGAAGTTTTTTCAACATACTTAACCAGTATTACGGTGAATACCGGTTCGCACTCGAAATCCGGCATAAATCGTGGATTACTGATGAAGCTTTCAAAATACTTGAAGAAAACAGGATAGCCTTTACAATTGCAGATTCGGGTGAGCGATACCCATATTATGAAACAACAACTACCGATTTTGTTTATTTGCGTTTTCATGGCAACGGCCAGTTGTATGCTTCTGATTACAACCCGAATGAATTGACCGAATATGCCCGGAAAATTGGGAAATGGTTAGAGGAAGGAAAACAGGTGTGGGTTTTTTTCAATAACGACATCCATGGTTATGCGGTTCAAAATGCAAGATCGTTGAATGAAAGAATGAAAGTAATGAAAGAATGA
- a CDS encoding DUF3078 domain-containing protein has translation MKSVLVISSLFVLQCVQAQLTDVMSTLKAFTPDTASGWKKNVTLSLNISQASLTNWAAGGRNSLSVNGLFTMDLNYRAVNINWDNSFETGYGIMNQSDGGGFIKTDDRINAATKFGYKVFDKWYFSGLLSLKTQINTGYYYPNDSVVISRFMSPGYFVGAIGFDFKPTDYFSAFFSPVTCKTTFVLDKALADSGSYGVTRGQRSRSEVGGFIRMLYRKDLVENVSVDMRTDFFSNYLKKPENIDIDWELRLSLKINKIMSASISMNMLYDDDVKLEIDSDRDGIVDHRGPRVQFKELFGVGFVLKF, from the coding sequence ATGAAATCAGTTCTGGTCATCTCTTCATTATTTGTTTTACAATGCGTGCAGGCTCAGTTGACAGATGTAATGAGCACTCTCAAAGCCTTTACTCCTGATACTGCCAGCGGATGGAAAAAAAACGTCACACTTTCACTGAATATTTCCCAGGCTTCGCTGACAAACTGGGCTGCTGGTGGAAGAAATTCCTTATCTGTAAACGGTTTATTTACAATGGACCTTAATTACAGGGCAGTTAATATAAACTGGGATAATTCATTTGAAACGGGCTACGGCATAATGAACCAGAGCGACGGAGGAGGTTTTATAAAAACGGATGACCGGATCAATGCAGCTACAAAATTCGGTTATAAAGTATTTGACAAATGGTATTTTTCAGGATTGCTTTCCTTAAAAACCCAAATAAACACAGGGTACTATTATCCGAATGACAGCGTTGTCATTTCACGATTCATGTCGCCGGGATATTTTGTAGGAGCAATAGGATTCGATTTTAAACCAACCGATTATTTTTCAGCATTCTTTTCCCCGGTAACATGCAAAACTACATTTGTTCTGGACAAAGCACTGGCTGATTCTGGTTCTTACGGCGTAACCCGTGGTCAAAGGTCACGGAGCGAGGTAGGCGGCTTTATAAGAATGCTATACAGGAAAGACCTTGTTGAAAATGTATCTGTAGATATGAGGACTGATTTTTTTTCAAACTACCTGAAGAAACCAGAAAATATTGATATTGATTGGGAACTGAGATTGTCATTGAAAATAAATAAGATTATGAGCGCGTCAATATCAATGAATATGCTTTACGATGATGATGTAAAGCTCGAAATTGACAGTGATCGTGATGGGATCGTTGATCACAGGGGCCCGAGGGTTCAGTTCAAGGAACTGTTCGGGGTTGGTTTTGTATTGAAGTTTTAA
- a CDS encoding sigma-54 dependent transcriptional regulator — protein MATILIIDDDVTFCLMLKTLLEKNNYDVTSVFSPIEARRIIKERHFDVVLSDMRMPEMSGLELILPIKKAWPQTQIILMTSYADITTAIKSIKQGAFDYISKPLNPDELLSLIKEALKSDGQNSNPQKSKEPDDDYIEGVSKTAHEMNEIIDLVAPTPMSVLIIGESGTGKEYIARLIHRKSPRKNFPFVAVDCGAIPKELATSEFFGHVKGSFTGAIADKTGYFEIANGGTLFLDEIGNLPYDTQVQLLRALQEPVIRPVGSTRSVKVNIRIITATNEDLTEAMERGTFRKDLYHRLNEFRIEAPRLAHRRADIMHFAGYFLKQANNYLGKSVEGFDDETENVFEHYEWPGNLRELRNVVKRATLLAKGNQITLNEIPAEIYQKQSFNNHHVAYNNPVNEPERIIKALEASEFNKSRAAKLLNIDRKTLYNKLKLYNINAPEKN, from the coding sequence ATGGCCACGATTTTGATTATTGATGATGATGTCACCTTCTGCCTGATGCTTAAAACACTGCTCGAAAAAAATAATTATGATGTAACCAGCGTGTTTTCCCCGATAGAAGCAAGGAGAATTATTAAGGAAAGGCATTTTGATGTGGTTTTGTCCGATATGCGTATGCCTGAGATGAGCGGTCTTGAACTGATCCTTCCTATAAAAAAGGCATGGCCACAAACCCAGATCATATTGATGACAAGTTACGCCGATATTACCACAGCCATTAAATCAATCAAGCAGGGAGCTTTCGATTATATATCAAAACCGCTGAACCCTGATGAATTGCTCAGCCTGATTAAAGAAGCCTTAAAGTCTGACGGGCAGAACTCTAATCCGCAGAAATCAAAAGAGCCGGATGATGACTACATCGAAGGAGTTAGTAAAACGGCGCATGAGATGAATGAAATAATCGACCTGGTGGCTCCTACTCCCATGTCGGTGCTTATAATAGGCGAAAGCGGTACCGGGAAAGAATATATTGCCCGCCTTATCCACAGGAAAAGTCCCCGGAAAAATTTCCCGTTCGTCGCCGTCGATTGCGGTGCCATACCCAAAGAACTCGCCACAAGCGAATTCTTCGGACATGTTAAAGGTTCATTCACAGGTGCAATTGCAGACAAAACTGGCTATTTTGAAATAGCAAACGGGGGAACTCTCTTTCTCGATGAAATCGGGAACCTTCCTTATGATACACAGGTTCAGTTGTTAAGAGCTCTGCAGGAGCCTGTTATACGGCCGGTGGGAAGCACACGGTCAGTAAAAGTAAATATCAGGATAATTACGGCTACAAATGAAGACCTTACGGAAGCTATGGAAAGAGGAACTTTCAGGAAAGACCTTTATCACAGGCTGAATGAATTCAGGATTGAAGCGCCCCGTCTCGCCCATCGCCGTGCCGACATTATGCACTTTGCAGGCTATTTTCTGAAACAGGCGAATAACTATCTCGGAAAATCGGTGGAAGGATTTGATGACGAAACTGAGAATGTTTTTGAACATTATGAATGGCCGGGAAACCTGAGAGAATTGCGGAATGTGGTTAAGCGCGCCACATTGCTTGCTAAAGGCAACCAGATTACATTAAATGAAATACCGGCTGAAATTTATCAGAAACAATCGTTTAACAATCACCACGTGGCTTATAATAACCCTGTAAATGAACCTGAACGAATTATAAAAGCCCTTGAGGCTTCCGAATTCAATAAAAGCAGGGCTGCAAAACTGCTGAATATCGACAGGAAAACTCTTTACAATAAGCTTAAGCTTTACAATATAAATGCACCTGAAAAAAACTGA